Proteins encoded together in one Romeriopsis navalis LEGE 11480 window:
- a CDS encoding transposase: MTPTTHLYDALHDYLRQCEIVWRDVRHLQTLCWMMIGMIQSEKVHPSGFGVYVTSRARKAQSHQRRFRRWLGNRRIDVAIAHQALIGQALSEWGRSRLYLSLDTTMLWNCFCVIWVGVVYRGRTIPICFRVVRHKSSTVRLWYIQRVLRAVARVLPANTSVVLLGDRGFADGKLLKYLRQTLKWHFRIRIKRRFQYQVPGEQRWRKVAKIRLQPGEAYFTGPVHLGQKNTSGPVYLAFALDQESGEDWMIVSDEPTTLQTFAQYRLRFQVEESFLDLKSNGFQLEACRLRDKFALSQLLWVVALTMLFLVLQATQVVAQGQRQLVDPHWKRGMSYLKIGWNWIRRAITQQTKIPILRFLSSASDPEPAMASKRQYNQSLNREFTVLKHIPA, translated from the coding sequence ATGACTCCAACAACCCACCTGTATGATGCGCTGCACGACTATCTACGTCAATGTGAAATTGTCTGGCGTGACGTGCGTCATTTGCAGACGTTGTGTTGGATGATGATTGGGATGATTCAGAGCGAGAAAGTTCATCCGAGTGGGTTTGGGGTGTATGTCACTAGTCGGGCCCGCAAGGCCCAATCGCATCAACGTCGGTTTCGGCGGTGGCTGGGGAATCGCCGGATTGATGTGGCGATTGCGCACCAGGCATTAATCGGACAAGCCTTGTCGGAATGGGGTCGCTCACGTCTCTACCTGAGCTTGGATACGACGATGTTATGGAACTGTTTCTGTGTGATTTGGGTGGGTGTCGTGTATCGCGGTCGGACCATCCCGATTTGCTTTCGGGTGGTCCGCCATAAGAGCAGTACAGTCCGGTTATGGTATATCCAGCGGGTACTCCGTGCAGTGGCTCGAGTCCTTCCGGCCAATACGTCGGTCGTGTTGCTGGGCGACCGAGGATTTGCCGATGGCAAGTTACTGAAATATTTACGTCAAACTTTGAAGTGGCACTTTCGGATTCGGATTAAGCGTCGCTTTCAGTATCAAGTCCCAGGTGAACAGCGGTGGCGAAAAGTGGCGAAAATTCGACTTCAGCCCGGTGAAGCCTACTTCACAGGCCCAGTCCACTTGGGTCAGAAAAACACCTCTGGACCGGTCTATTTGGCCTTTGCCCTGGACCAGGAAAGTGGTGAAGATTGGATGATTGTCAGCGATGAGCCAACAACGCTACAGACCTTTGCCCAATACCGCTTACGGTTTCAAGTTGAGGAGAGTTTTCTTGACCTCAAGTCGAATGGCTTTCAGCTCGAAGCCTGTCGATTGCGCGATAAATTTGCCCTCAGCCAATTGCTCTGGGTTGTGGCTTTAACCATGCTGTTTCTGGTGCTGCAAGCCACCCAAGTCGTGGCTCAAGGTCAACGACAACTGGTTGACCCACACTGGAAACGCGGCATGAGTTACCTCAAAATTGGGTGGAATTGGATTCGACGTGCCATCACCCAACAAACCAAAATCCCAATTTTGCGATTTCTATCGAGTGCATCCGATCCTGAACCGGCAATGGCTTCCAAACGTCAATACAATCAATCACTAAACCGTGAATTTACTGTCCTCAAGCACATTCCAGCTTAA